In one window of Megalops cyprinoides isolate fMegCyp1 chromosome 24, fMegCyp1.pri, whole genome shotgun sequence DNA:
- the LOC118771574 gene encoding GTPase IMAP family member 8-like translates to MERNKLPSFSLTEETSLSDLRIVLLGGRWTGKSSAGDTILGREEFESGKRTVQCVKRQGEVAGRQFTVVDTPGWWDHFSIKGSADLLKQEIMSSVSLCPPGPHAFLIVINADSSFEEKHRKSMEEHLHQLLGEGVWRHSILLFISGNHLGEKPMKQHSETERKALQWVKEKCGNRYHDLCNKNRDDVTQVTELLEKIEEMVVGNGGREFHLETKVLQELEEKRKMIEERVTQRDVKVQKQREKLRDLLKELRIVLLGWMGGGKSSSGNTILGRQVFRVWRSATQCMKSQGEVAGRQVTVVDTPGWWKFIPADFTPDRIKQEIVNSLNVCPPGPHAILLVIRVDTAFKEEERIILRDNMKRLGRRVWRHTIVLFTWGECLRGTSIEHHIESEGKALQWVIEKCENRYHVFNNEDMEDRRQVTELLEKIEEMEAINSVFHLSAETHRDEMETDSSEDHLSTDTPKDPELKPEHPFSQEGRQQEPTPYK, encoded by the exons ATGGAAAGGAATAAATtaccttctttctctctgacagaggAGACAAGTCTCTCAGAtctgaggattgtgctgctgggggggagaTGGACAGGGAAGAGTTCGGCGGGAgacaccatcctgggcagagaggagtttgagtcTGGAAAAAgaactgtgcagtgtgtgaagagacagggtgaagtagctggCAGGCAGTTCACTGTGGtcgacacaccaggctggtgggACCATTTCTCCATTAAGGGTTCAGCTGATTTGCTGAAACAGGAGATTATGAGCAGTGTGTCTCTATGTCCCCCTGGACCCCATGCTTTCCTCATTGTCATTAATGCGGACTCATCATTTgaagagaaacacaggaaatCAATGGAGGAACATCTTCACCAGCTTCTCGGTGAGGGAGTCTGGAGACACTCTATACTGCTCTTCATCAGTGGGAACCATTTAGGAGAAAAGCCTATGAAGCAGCACAGTGAGACTGAAAGGAAGGCTCTCCAATGGGTCAaagagaaatgtgggaacaggtatcatgaTCTCTGTAATAAGAACAGGGATGATGTCACTCAGGTCACAGAATTGTtggagaagatagaggagatggtggtgGGAAACGGTGGCAGGGAATTTCACTTAGAGACTAAAGTTTTACAAGAgctggaagagaagaggaagatgatTGAAGAACgagtgacacagagagatgtAAAGgtgcagaaacaaagagagaagcTCCGAGATCTTTTAAAGG agctgaggattgtgctgctggggtgGATGGGTGGAGGAAAGAGCTCctcaggaaacaccatcctgggcagacAGGTGTTTCGAGTTTGGAGAAGTGCTACGCAGTGTATGAAAAGTCagggtgaagtagctgggaggcagGTCACTGTGGtcgacacaccaggctggtggaaATTCATTCCAGCAGACTTTACACCAGACAGGATAAAACAGGAAATTGTAAACAGCTTAAATGTGTGTCCCCCCGGACCCCATGCAATCCTTCTGGTCATTCGAGTAGACACAGCGTttaaagaagaagagagaataATACTTAGAGACAACATGAAGCGTCTCGGTAGGAGAGTCTGGAGACACACCATAGTGCTCTTCACCTGGGGAGAATGTCTGAGAGGAACAAGCATCGAGCATCACATTGAGAGTGAGGGGAAGGCCCTTCAGTGGGTTATAGAAAAATGTGAGAACAGGTATCATGTTTTCAACAATGAGGACATGGAGGATCGCAGGCaagtcacagagctgctggaaaAGATTGAGGAGATGGAGGCAATAAACAGCGTGTTTCACCTGAGTGCTGAGACTCACAGAGACGAGATGGAGACAGATAGCAGTGAGGATCatctcagcacagacacaccaaaGGATCCTGAACTAAAACCA GAACATCCCTTCAGCCAAGAAGGAAGACAGCAGGAACCTACCCCCTACAAGTGA
- the LOC118771575 gene encoding inositol monophosphatase 1-like, which translates to MADWTECMNYGIHIAKQAREVILDAFRIKKSVMLKSSPADLVTETDQRVERMLISAIREKYPLHKFIGEESVAAGEPVVLTDSPTWIIDPIDGTANFVHRFPFVAISIAFAVNKQTEFGIVYSCVEDKLYRAQRGRGAFCNDIPLYTSGQDDITKSLVVTEIGAERDELALSTMTSNILRLLQIPIHGIRAVGTAAVDMCLVATAGADAYYHIGMHCWDIAASALIVTEAGGVVIDTDGGEFDMMSRRVIAASSSTVAHRIAQVVRAFPCERDDGRPAHSGEGPTEQSNKERNWSANGAHNGTANGDLGSFFN; encoded by the exons ATGGCAGACTGGACAGAATGTATGAACTATGGCATCCATATTGCTAAGCAAGCCAGAGAG GTGATCCTTGATGCCTTTAGGATCAAGAAATCAGTGATGCTGAAGAGCTCCCCTGCGGACCTGGTGACAGAGACGGACCAGAGGGTGGAGAGAATGCTCATATCCGCCATCAGGGAGAAGTACCCGCTGCACAA GTTCATCGGGGAGGAATCAGTGGCTGCTGGTGAGCCTGTTGTTCTAACGGACAGCCCCACCTGGATTATTGACCCCATCGATGGCACCGCCAACTTTGTGCACAG GTTCCCCTTTGTGGCTATTTCTATTGCTTTTGCTGTGAATAAGCAG ACTGAGTTTGGCATCGTCTACAGTTGTGTAGAGGACAAGCTCTATCGtgctcagagagggaggggggctttCTGTAATGACATACCCCTCTACACCTCTGGCCAGGATG ATATCACCAAATCCTTGGTGGTGACGGAGATTGGGGCGGAGCGGGATGAGCTGGCACTGTCCACGATGACGTCCAACATTCTGCGGCTCCTGCAGATCCCCATCCATGG AATCCGGGCCGTGGGGACGGCAGCGGTGGACATGTGCCTGGTGGCCACCGCGGGGGCAGACGCCTACTACCACATCGGCATGCACTGCTGGGACATCGCCGCCTCCGCCCTCATTGTGACGGAGGCCGGGGGCGTGGTCATCGACACTGATG GGGGCGAGTTTGACATGATGTCCCGGAGGGTGATTGCCGCCAGCAGCAGCACGGTAGCCCACAGGATCGCTCAAGTGGTCCGAGCCTTTCCCTGCGAGCGTGACGATGGCCGCCCTGCCCACAGTGGTGAGGGTCCGACAGAGCAAAGCAACAAGGAGCGCAACTGGAGCGCCAATGGAGCCCACAATGGCACTGCCAATGGGGATTTGGgcagtttttttaattga
- the fbxl7 gene encoding F-box/LRR-repeat protein 7, translating to MGANNGKQCGSEGKGSSSISSDVSSSTDHTSTKAPKNAATSEDSDLSMRTVSTPSPALILPPGSSPLLPPVLSNGSSTSSSSVTGETVAMVHAPPAGLLRLQSRPRPLKDQLAPIDLLPDHAFLQIFSHLPTNQLCRCARVCRRWYNLAWDPRLWRSIRLTGDLLHADRALRVLTRRLCQDTPNVCLTLETVVASGCRRLTDRGLLTVAQCCPELRRLEVAGCYNVSNEAVFEVVSRCPNLEHLDVSGCSKVTCISLTREVSLKLLPMHGQQISIRYLDMTDCFALEDEGLHTIAAHCTQLTHLYLRRCVRLTDEGLRYLVIYCPSVRELSVSDCRFISDFGLREIAKLEGRLRYLSVAHCGRITDVGVRYVAKYCSRLRYLNARGCEGLTDHGLEHLAKSCPKLKSLDIGKCPLVSDAGLELLALNCFNLKRLSLKSCESITGRGLQVVAANCFDLQLLNVQDCDVPLEALRFVKRHCKRCVIEHTNPAFF from the exons actCGGATCTGAGCATGCGCACAGTGAGCACGCCCAGCCCCGCCCTCATCCTGCCCCctggctcctcccccctgctgcccccagTCCTGTCCAATGgctcttccacctcctcctcctccgtcacCGGGGAGACCGTGGCCATGGTGCATGCCCCTCCAGCTGGCCTGCTCCGCCTCCAGtcccggccccgccccctgaaGGACCAGCTTGCGCCGATCGACCTCCTGCCGGACCACGCCTTCCTGCAGATCTTCTCCCACCTGCCCACCAATCAGCTGTGCCGCTGTGCGCGGGTCTGCCGGCGCTGGTACAACCTGGCCTGGGACCCGCGGCTCTGGCGGAGCATCCGGCTGACGGGCGACCTGCTCCACGCCGACCGCGCCCTGCGGGTGCTGACGCGCCGGCTCTGCCAGGACACGCCCAACGTGTGCCTGACGCTGGAGACGGTGGTGGCGAGCGGCTGCCGGCGGCTCACCGACCGCGGCCTGCTCACCGTGGCGCAGTGCTGCCCGGAGCTGCGCCGGCTGGAGGTGGCCGGCTGCTACAACGTCTCCAACGAGGCCGTCTTCGAGGTGGTGTCCCGCTGCCCCAACCTGGAGCACCTAGACGTCTCAG GCTGCTCGAAGGTGACCTGCATCAGCCTGACGCGGGAGGTGTCGCTCAAGCTCCTGCCCATGCACGGCCAGCAGATCTCCATCCGCTACCTGGACATGACGGACTGCTTCGCCCTGGAGGACGAGGGCCTGCACACCATCGCGGCGCACTGCACCCAGCTGACGCACCTCTACCTGCGCCGCTGCGTGCGGCTGACCGACGAGGGCCTCCGCTACCTGGTCATCTACTGCCCGTCGGTGCGCGAGCTGAGCGTCAGCGACTGCCGCTTCATCAGCGACTTCGGCCTGCGCGAGATCGCCAAGCTGGAGGGCCGCCTGCGCTACCTGAGCGTGGCGCACTGCGGCCGCATCACCGACGTGGGCGTGCGCTACGTGGCCAAGTACTGCAGCCGGCTGCGCTACCTCAACGCCCGCGGCTGCGAGGGCCTGACGGACCACGGCCTGGAGCACCTGGCCAAGAGCTGCCCCAAGCTCAAGTCGCTGGACATCGGCAAGTGCCCGCTGGTGTCGGACGCCGGGCTGGAGCTGCTGGCGCTCAACTGCTTCAACCTGAAGCGGCTCAGCCTCAAGTCGTGCGAGAGCATCACGGGCCGGGGGCTGCAGGTGGTGGCGGCCAACTGCTTCGACCTGCAGCTGCTCAACGTGCAGGACTGCGACGTGCCGCTGGAGGCGCTGCGCTTCGTCAAGCGCCACTGCAAGCGCTGCGTCATCGAGCACACGAACCCCGCCTTCTTCTGA